One stretch of Siphonobacter curvatus DNA includes these proteins:
- a CDS encoding ABC transporter permease, which yields MLRNYFKVAIRALLKNKAYSLINIVGLATGMAVTLLIGLWIWDELTFDRYHKNYDRIAQVMQHQTWDGRKGTQTAVPVPLHLELRAKYPDFKYVVPSSWTFDHILAYKDNKFTKKGNYIGADAPTMFSLHMVKGSLQGLRDPHSILLNESVAKALFGEEDPINKIVKCDNQTEVKVTGVYEDLPANTELADVSYLLPWELYLTVEPWVKRSEQEWNNNSFQTYAMLQPNADFDQVSAKIKYMKLRHDPKDAAKPEIFLHPMSKWHLYSEFKEGVITGGRIEFVWLFGIIGAFVLLLACINFMNLSTARSEKRAKEVGIRKAIGSLRPQLIGQFLSESLLVALLAFILSIFLVESSLPLFNDLASKHLSIPWSNPIFWLIGLSFTFFTGFIAGSYPAFYLSSFEPVKVLKGTFRVGRYASLPRKVLVVIQFTVSVTLIIGTIIVFRQIQFAKNRPIGFSRDGLITLTMNTEDIRKNYETFRTELLGSGVVASVTKSSSPITDLYSNQIGFDWKGKDPNKQALFGIVAVSSGYGKTMGLQFTAGRDFSDAFATDSSAFLLNEAAAAYIGKKNLVGETIKWNGKDYTVVGIIKNVMMTSPYKAAMPTIFTFNPSWSGIITIRISPTVSTTQALSQIEEIYKKHDRNAPFDYKFSSEEYARKFASEERVGKLATFFACLAIFISCLGLFGLASFVAEQRIKEIGVRKVLGASVFNLWGMLSKDFVWLVLISFGLSVPIAYFFMNNWLARYEYHSELSWWVFAAAGLGALLITLATVSYQAINAALMNPVRSLKSE from the coding sequence ATGCTTCGTAACTACTTTAAAGTCGCTATTCGTGCCTTACTGAAGAATAAGGCCTACTCGCTCATCAACATCGTCGGACTGGCTACGGGCATGGCGGTTACGCTGTTGATTGGGCTTTGGATCTGGGATGAACTGACGTTCGACCGCTACCACAAAAATTACGATCGCATTGCTCAGGTGATGCAGCACCAGACCTGGGATGGTCGCAAGGGAACGCAGACCGCCGTGCCAGTCCCGCTGCACCTGGAACTGAGAGCCAAGTATCCCGACTTCAAATATGTAGTGCCCAGCTCCTGGACCTTCGATCACATTCTGGCTTACAAAGACAACAAGTTTACTAAAAAAGGAAATTACATCGGAGCCGATGCCCCGACGATGTTTTCCTTGCACATGGTGAAAGGGTCCTTACAGGGACTGCGGGATCCCCATTCGATTCTCCTCAACGAATCCGTAGCGAAAGCGTTGTTTGGAGAAGAAGATCCGATCAATAAAATCGTCAAGTGCGATAATCAGACGGAAGTAAAAGTAACCGGCGTTTACGAAGACCTGCCCGCCAATACGGAACTGGCAGATGTTTCCTATTTACTGCCCTGGGAACTGTACTTAACCGTAGAACCCTGGGTGAAACGGAGCGAACAGGAATGGAATAACAATTCCTTCCAGACCTACGCCATGTTACAGCCCAACGCCGATTTCGATCAGGTTTCGGCTAAAATTAAGTACATGAAGCTGCGTCACGATCCCAAGGATGCGGCTAAACCGGAAATTTTCCTGCACCCCATGTCGAAGTGGCACCTATACTCCGAATTCAAGGAAGGCGTCATTACGGGGGGGCGTATTGAGTTTGTCTGGCTGTTTGGGATCATCGGGGCTTTTGTACTCCTGCTGGCCTGCATCAATTTCATGAACCTGAGTACGGCCCGCAGCGAGAAACGTGCCAAAGAAGTGGGTATCCGTAAAGCCATCGGCTCGCTACGCCCGCAACTGATCGGTCAGTTTCTGAGCGAATCCTTGCTGGTTGCCCTATTGGCCTTTATTCTGTCTATCTTTCTGGTGGAGAGTTCGCTACCCCTTTTTAACGATCTGGCCAGTAAGCATTTATCGATCCCCTGGAGCAATCCGATCTTTTGGCTCATTGGGCTAAGTTTTACCTTCTTCACGGGTTTCATTGCGGGAAGCTATCCGGCCTTTTATTTATCCTCCTTTGAGCCCGTCAAGGTACTCAAGGGTACCTTTCGCGTGGGACGGTATGCCTCGCTACCCCGAAAAGTGCTGGTCGTCATTCAGTTTACCGTTTCGGTAACCCTCATCATCGGAACGATCATCGTGTTCCGGCAGATTCAGTTTGCCAAAAATCGACCCATTGGCTTCTCAAGGGACGGGCTTATCACCTTGACCATGAATACCGAAGATATTCGCAAAAACTACGAAACCTTCCGTACCGAACTGCTGGGCAGTGGAGTCGTGGCCAGCGTTACCAAATCCTCCAGTCCCATTACGGATCTGTATTCCAACCAGATTGGATTCGACTGGAAGGGAAAGGACCCCAATAAACAGGCCTTATTCGGTATTGTAGCCGTCAGCTCGGGCTATGGAAAAACGATGGGTCTACAGTTTACCGCAGGTCGTGATTTCTCGGACGCCTTTGCTACAGACTCCTCCGCCTTTCTTCTCAACGAAGCAGCGGCGGCTTACATTGGCAAGAAAAATCTGGTTGGTGAAACCATCAAATGGAACGGCAAAGACTATACCGTGGTCGGAATCATCAAAAACGTCATGATGACTTCGCCGTATAAGGCCGCGATGCCGACCATTTTCACTTTTAACCCCAGTTGGTCGGGTATCATCACCATCAGGATCAGCCCAACGGTCAGCACCACGCAAGCCCTGAGCCAGATCGAAGAAATCTACAAAAAGCACGATCGGAATGCTCCCTTCGATTACAAGTTTTCGAGCGAAGAGTACGCCCGGAAATTTGCTTCCGAAGAGCGAGTCGGGAAACTGGCCACCTTCTTTGCCTGTCTGGCCATTTTCATTTCCTGCCTAGGCTTATTCGGACTGGCCTCTTTCGTCGCAGAGCAGCGGATTAAGGAGATTGGCGTTCGGAAAGTACTCGGTGCCTCGGTATTCAATCTCTGGGGAATGCTCTCGAAAGACTTTGTCTGGTTAGTACTGATTTCATTCGGCCTTTCCGTACCCATCGCGTATTTCTTCATGAATAACTGGCTGGCTCGCTACGAATATCATTCCGAGTTAAGCTGGTGGGTGTTCGCCGCCGCTGGTCTCGGAGCCCTGCTGATAACGCTGGCCACGGTCAGTTACCAGGCGATTAATGCCGCTTTGATGAATCCGGTACGGAGTTTGAAAAGCGAGTAA
- a CDS encoding ABC transporter permease, whose product MLKNYFLVAYRTLLRHKGYTLLNIWGLTLGLSCGVLVFLLIKFHLSFDQYHSKIDRTYQITTQTRVDGINDDPGVPFPLAQALRQDFSFFDDVALVSGVYNALIAVPGAEGKKKFNEAQSLCFTEPSYFNILDYQWLAGQPKTALQEPNAVVLTRKVAEKYFGSVSEALGKVIRMNNDLDLSVTGILENIPDNTDRRQELFVSLATLKNNPGYARSGLDNWSGFSSSTTCLLTLKAGVSPQRLERALPAFIKKYHTTEAAHWNHPVVPFATIHFSEKYGRGLTSTHLWALGLVGLFLVGTACINFVNLATAQALKRSKEVGVRKVIGGTKLQLFGQFMAETVVITSCSLFLSALVAELSLPVLNQWATNAGMPFPLFTHTNPLADGQLWLFLFGIGLVVVLLSGSYPGIVLAGFKPVQALKGQVSSQQVGGMSIRRSLVVVQFIITQILLISTLVVMQQMRFFQRTSLGFTTSTLSIINIPEQTHVPTFRNQLAQLPGIEAISFCSSPPASTTNSNNNHRFDQRQEEESWSANTKPADSHYLETFGLTLVAGHNFPESDTARGYLVNETYVRRLGLKPEDVVGKSLEVWGRTAPIYGVVKDWYNRAARSEIQPVILFPRTNSYAACGLRINPRTVTETLHSVEQLWEETFPDYLYQPYELDEQLTRFYIAEEMILACIQFFAGIAIFIGCLGLYGLVSFMVAHKTKEIGVRKVLGASIPQILTLFGIEFSRLIIVAFLVAAPVGWWAMSQWLNGYTYKIQLGWGIYALSLIVTTGIVLVSVGYQSFRAATANPIKSLKSE is encoded by the coding sequence ATGCTAAAAAATTACTTCCTCGTCGCGTACCGTACCTTACTACGGCATAAGGGCTATACGCTGCTGAATATCTGGGGGCTTACCCTGGGGCTGTCTTGTGGCGTACTCGTCTTTCTGCTGATCAAGTTTCACCTTAGCTTCGACCAGTATCATAGCAAGATTGATCGTACCTATCAAATCACTACGCAAACCAGGGTAGACGGAATCAACGATGATCCGGGCGTTCCCTTTCCCCTCGCCCAGGCCCTACGGCAGGATTTTTCGTTCTTCGATGACGTGGCCCTTGTCTCGGGCGTTTACAATGCCTTGATTGCCGTACCCGGGGCGGAAGGAAAAAAGAAATTCAATGAGGCCCAGTCGCTGTGCTTTACCGAACCTTCGTATTTCAACATTCTGGATTACCAATGGCTAGCGGGACAACCTAAAACAGCCTTGCAGGAACCGAACGCGGTCGTGCTCACGCGTAAAGTAGCCGAGAAGTATTTCGGCTCTGTATCCGAAGCTCTCGGCAAGGTCATTCGGATGAACAATGACCTGGACCTGAGCGTAACGGGCATCCTGGAAAACATTCCCGACAACACGGATCGGCGGCAGGAGCTTTTTGTTTCCCTGGCTACCCTCAAGAATAATCCGGGGTATGCCCGCAGTGGCCTCGATAACTGGTCGGGTTTTAGTTCGAGTACCACTTGCCTGCTCACCCTCAAAGCAGGGGTTAGCCCCCAACGACTGGAAAGGGCCCTACCCGCGTTCATCAAAAAGTATCACACTACTGAGGCTGCCCACTGGAACCATCCCGTTGTACCTTTTGCTACGATCCATTTCTCCGAAAAATACGGGCGGGGGCTAACCTCTACGCACCTTTGGGCTTTGGGCTTGGTCGGTTTATTTCTGGTCGGAACGGCCTGTATTAACTTCGTGAATCTAGCGACGGCTCAGGCCCTCAAACGTTCCAAAGAAGTAGGCGTCCGGAAAGTTATTGGGGGTACGAAACTCCAGTTATTCGGACAATTTATGGCCGAAACCGTTGTTATCACGTCTTGTTCGTTATTCCTGTCCGCCCTGGTTGCCGAACTCAGCTTACCCGTCCTGAATCAATGGGCTACGAATGCGGGGATGCCCTTTCCGTTGTTTACCCACACGAATCCACTGGCTGACGGACAATTGTGGCTATTTCTGTTCGGGATTGGCTTGGTGGTGGTACTGCTCTCCGGCTCGTATCCCGGGATTGTACTGGCGGGTTTCAAACCCGTTCAGGCGTTGAAAGGACAGGTATCTTCCCAACAGGTAGGCGGTATGTCCATCCGGCGGAGTCTGGTGGTGGTACAATTTATCATCACCCAAATCCTGCTCATCAGTACCCTGGTCGTGATGCAGCAGATGCGTTTTTTCCAACGTACCTCGCTGGGTTTTACCACTTCGACCCTGAGCATAATCAATATTCCGGAGCAAACGCACGTACCCACCTTTCGCAACCAATTAGCCCAACTGCCGGGCATTGAAGCCATCAGCTTTTGTAGTAGCCCGCCAGCTTCTACGACCAACAGTAATAACAACCATCGGTTTGATCAGCGGCAGGAGGAAGAGAGCTGGTCAGCCAACACGAAGCCCGCCGACAGCCATTACCTGGAAACCTTTGGGTTGACATTGGTCGCTGGCCATAACTTTCCCGAATCCGATACCGCCAGAGGGTATCTGGTCAATGAAACGTACGTCCGTCGTCTGGGTTTGAAACCGGAAGACGTGGTGGGTAAAAGTCTGGAAGTCTGGGGCCGCACCGCTCCCATTTACGGGGTGGTCAAGGACTGGTATAACCGGGCGGCGAGATCGGAAATCCAGCCCGTCATTCTCTTTCCCCGTACCAATAGTTATGCGGCCTGTGGACTGAGAATCAATCCACGGACGGTAACTGAAACCCTGCATTCCGTAGAGCAACTCTGGGAAGAAACCTTTCCTGATTATTTGTACCAGCCTTATGAGCTGGATGAACAGCTGACCCGATTCTACATCGCCGAAGAAATGATCCTGGCCTGCATCCAGTTTTTTGCCGGCATCGCCATTTTCATTGGATGCCTGGGCTTGTATGGACTGGTCAGTTTCATGGTAGCTCATAAAACCAAAGAAATTGGTGTACGTAAAGTACTCGGAGCCAGTATTCCGCAAATTCTAACGCTATTTGGTATTGAATTCAGTCGCTTGATTATTGTAGCTTTTCTGGTAGCCGCTCCCGTTGGTTGGTGGGCGATGTCTCAGTGGCTGAACGGCTATACCTACAAGATCCAGCTGGGTTGGGGAATTTACGCTCTCTCACTCATAGTAACCACAGGGATTGTCCTCGTGAGCGTCGGTTACCAATCGTTCCGGGCGGCTACGGCCAATCCAATCAAAAGTTTAAAATCAGAGTAG
- a CDS encoding ABC transporter permease, producing MLKNYLQIALRNLRRNPLYSLLNIGGLAAGLAVSILILLYVVHEYSYDTFHQNGDRIFQTMDRMPHGETHIQTQSLSVQLGPRTQAARPDLVEATVRTRSSMRTVLKTATNFHSFEDQLLFADPSFLTVFTYPLQKGNAATALTRPNTIVLSPELAQKYFGAANPLGKTLVYDNKLPLEVTGVLESLPSHSTLSFSALISFATQKNLVAYDEGLGKQLEYSHVGGGAFQTYFLLTKAEHRTKVERLIRQLHLKDHPVKKGEKTEEFILEPFTDLHLHGIMVDHSQQYHGLFTGIALGILLLALINYMNLTTARATQRAKEVGVRKVLGGLRSNLAAQFYTESVLITLISFALSLLLVEALRPFFFQWLDLHISDTFLKDPLFIGLLAGLLLLCTLVAGSYPALLLSQFTPAEVLKGRFSKANGINIRRVLTIFQFSVSIGLIVCSFIVKNQLDFLRTQNIGLDREGIVVITVPQTMIPHYAAFKQELRQQAGIQNVAAASWPLFKGGVNMFFTQSPITKKDISLQITAVDNSFFQTMNVPWKIKPTRPYSSNPPSLILNESALKDFGFTERPIGEKIQLGTQAAEVVGVVKDFNLFSSKHPQSGLGISVVADTTRELMTYGGCLYLKLAAGGNVTARLAAVESVFKKYETEYPFEYYFLDEAYDALYKAESKLGTMLTAFTSLAILIACLGLFGLATFAVETRRKEIGIRKVLGASLSSITLLLSKEFLKLVLIANAIAFPIAWYFMQDWLKAYAIRIQMGWVAFALAGFIALVIAFVTVSTQAIRAANADPVKSLKSE from the coding sequence ATGCTTAAGAACTATTTGCAAATAGCTCTGCGTAACCTCCGACGAAATCCCTTGTACAGTCTGCTTAATATCGGCGGACTCGCCGCTGGGCTGGCTGTCAGTATTCTGATTCTGCTGTACGTCGTTCATGAATACAGTTACGACACGTTTCATCAGAACGGTGATCGGATTTTCCAGACAATGGACCGGATGCCTCACGGCGAGACACACATTCAGACTCAGTCGTTGTCGGTGCAACTGGGACCGCGTACGCAGGCGGCCCGACCGGATCTGGTGGAAGCAACGGTTCGTACGCGGTCTTCCATGCGAACAGTGCTGAAAACGGCCACTAACTTTCATTCTTTCGAGGATCAGCTTCTCTTTGCCGACCCTTCTTTTCTGACCGTCTTTACATATCCTCTGCAAAAAGGAAACGCGGCCACCGCCTTGACCCGGCCCAATACGATTGTGCTTTCCCCGGAATTAGCCCAGAAATACTTTGGAGCGGCTAATCCACTGGGTAAAACGCTGGTTTACGACAACAAACTACCGCTGGAAGTAACCGGCGTATTAGAAAGCCTGCCTTCGCACAGTACGCTTTCCTTCTCCGCACTCATTTCCTTTGCTACCCAGAAAAATCTGGTTGCTTACGACGAGGGCTTAGGCAAGCAACTGGAATACAGTCACGTCGGCGGCGGAGCTTTTCAGACGTATTTCCTGCTGACGAAAGCCGAACACCGAACCAAAGTAGAACGACTGATTCGTCAATTGCACCTGAAGGATCATCCCGTTAAAAAAGGTGAAAAAACGGAGGAGTTCATTTTAGAACCCTTCACCGATCTTCATCTGCACGGCATCATGGTGGATCATTCGCAGCAGTACCACGGTTTGTTCACGGGCATTGCCCTGGGTATTTTACTGCTGGCCCTGATCAACTACATGAACCTGACCACGGCCCGGGCTACCCAGCGGGCCAAAGAAGTCGGTGTGCGGAAAGTACTCGGTGGCTTACGCAGCAATCTGGCCGCCCAGTTTTATACTGAATCCGTACTGATCACCCTGATTTCGTTTGCCCTGAGTTTGTTACTGGTCGAAGCCTTACGTCCTTTCTTCTTTCAGTGGCTGGATCTTCACATCAGCGATACGTTTTTGAAAGATCCCCTTTTCATCGGTTTACTAGCGGGTCTACTCCTGCTATGTACGTTGGTAGCGGGCAGCTATCCGGCCCTGCTACTCTCCCAGTTTACGCCAGCCGAAGTACTAAAAGGGCGTTTTTCAAAAGCAAATGGGATCAATATTCGCCGCGTCCTGACCATTTTTCAGTTTTCTGTTTCCATCGGTTTGATTGTATGTAGTTTCATTGTCAAGAACCAACTTGACTTTCTCCGTACCCAGAACATTGGTTTGGATCGCGAGGGAATTGTCGTGATCACCGTTCCCCAAACGATGATTCCTCATTACGCCGCATTCAAGCAGGAACTTCGTCAACAAGCGGGCATTCAGAACGTAGCGGCGGCGAGCTGGCCCCTCTTCAAAGGCGGCGTGAATATGTTCTTTACGCAGTCGCCCATTACTAAAAAAGACATTTCTTTACAAATTACGGCCGTGGACAATTCCTTTTTCCAGACCATGAATGTCCCCTGGAAAATCAAGCCCACCCGCCCCTACTCTTCCAATCCTCCCTCATTGATTTTGAATGAATCGGCTTTAAAGGATTTTGGATTTACGGAAAGACCCATTGGCGAAAAAATTCAGTTGGGCACCCAGGCTGCCGAAGTGGTGGGCGTCGTGAAAGATTTCAATCTTTTTTCCAGCAAGCACCCACAGAGCGGACTGGGCATCTCCGTAGTAGCCGATACGACGCGAGAACTGATGACCTACGGCGGCTGCCTGTACCTGAAGCTGGCCGCTGGCGGCAACGTAACCGCCCGACTGGCCGCCGTGGAATCGGTGTTCAAAAAATACGAGACGGAGTACCCCTTCGAGTACTACTTCCTCGACGAAGCCTACGACGCTCTGTACAAAGCCGAAAGCAAGCTGGGCACGATGCTAACGGCCTTCACCAGTCTGGCCATTCTGATTGCCTGCCTCGGACTCTTCGGACTGGCTACGTTTGCCGTGGAAACCCGCCGTAAGGAAATTGGCATCCGTAAAGTCCTGGGGGCTAGTTTATCCAGTATTACACTACTCTTGTCGAAAGAATTCTTGAAGCTGGTACTGATTGCCAATGCCATCGCTTTTCCGATAGCCTGGTATTTCATGCAGGACTGGCTGAAAGCCTACGCCATCCGGATTCAGATGGGCTGGGTAGCCTTTGCTCTGGCGGGTTTTATCGCTTTGGTGATTGCGTTTGTCACCGTAAGCACCCAGGCCATCCGGGCGGCGAATGCCGATCCGGTGAAGAGTTTGAAAAGTGAGTAA
- a CDS encoding ABC transporter permease — MFKNYLKIALRTLWRNRLTTSINILGLAVGISACIVIFLLVNFEFSFDRHPPDADRIYRLVTEFKFGDDPGHNAGISAPIPESIRREVTGLETVAHVHLESFEQIEVPRSGQAPVLYPAAKESSSEVIFTDAQFFKILPADWIAGSPQTSLTKPNQIVLTQRLAERYFGAASAAVLGRTLRAVSYRDTLELTVSGLVKNAVERSDFSYPAYLSLSTLTTSKKRRENYGFDAWSNTNGSSQCLVKIKPGANPDQLAQKVTKLVNSHSGNSSIDWKRWFNLQPLSDVHFNQTYANGIRVAHKPTLYGLAAVGVFLLLLASINFVNLSTAQASQRGKEIGIRKTLGSRRSHLISQLLGETLLVTFVAVMFSVALAELALIYLGELIPSGVELDLSQPTFWLFLLAMALITALLSGVYPGLLISRFTPVLTLRGTNLFVQPGKIGLRRVLIISQFVIAQLFIIGALFVSRQLQYMIQKDLGFNREAIVTFQVPGKYFWIGDQNQRFTLADRIRKLSGVKQVSLASQLPISSGYSSSMMKVVRNKQKVSINVYRKDGDTQYLSLFGFHLLAGRNFAESDTTSELVINETLARQMGFRQPLEAIGQFLEYGNGAQIPVVGVVQDFHGRSLHESIQPTALINERSSLYRFNVRLQTGSAQAFDATLAQIQELWNETYRGEDFSYTFFDDEIAKLYDQERNLVKLTNLATGIAIFISCLGLFGLVTFTAERRTKEIGIRKVLGASVPQLVALLSKEFLILVGLAFLLAAPAAWYLLREWLNGFAYRTELSWWLFAAAGTLALLVALLTVSTQAIRAANADPVKSLKVE; from the coding sequence ATGTTCAAAAATTACCTTAAAATCGCTCTCCGTACGCTTTGGCGAAACCGCCTGACCACCAGCATTAATATCCTGGGCTTGGCAGTAGGAATCTCGGCCTGTATTGTCATTTTCCTATTGGTTAATTTTGAATTTAGCTTTGATCGGCACCCACCCGACGCCGACCGGATTTACCGGCTCGTGACGGAATTTAAATTTGGCGACGATCCGGGGCATAATGCCGGTATTTCAGCTCCCATCCCCGAAAGCATTCGTCGGGAGGTAACGGGTCTGGAAACCGTAGCACACGTTCACCTGGAAAGTTTTGAACAGATCGAAGTACCACGTTCGGGCCAAGCTCCGGTACTCTATCCAGCAGCGAAGGAATCGTCGTCCGAAGTCATCTTTACGGATGCCCAATTCTTTAAGATTTTACCGGCTGACTGGATTGCAGGCTCGCCTCAGACTTCGCTTACCAAACCCAACCAGATTGTCTTAACGCAACGTCTGGCTGAACGTTATTTCGGAGCGGCTTCGGCGGCCGTACTGGGCCGTACCCTACGGGCCGTTTCCTACCGGGATACCCTGGAACTGACGGTATCAGGCCTTGTCAAAAATGCCGTTGAGCGAAGTGACTTCTCGTATCCGGCCTACTTATCGCTGAGTACCCTTACGACCAGTAAAAAACGTCGCGAAAACTACGGTTTTGATGCCTGGTCGAATACTAATGGATCCTCCCAATGCCTGGTAAAAATCAAGCCCGGTGCCAACCCTGATCAACTGGCCCAGAAGGTTACAAAATTGGTCAATAGTCATTCTGGGAATTCTTCCATCGATTGGAAACGTTGGTTCAACCTACAGCCTTTATCCGACGTTCATTTTAATCAAACCTACGCCAATGGCATTCGGGTAGCCCATAAGCCTACCCTGTATGGCCTGGCCGCCGTGGGTGTATTTTTGCTGCTGCTAGCCTCCATCAATTTTGTCAATCTGTCTACGGCCCAGGCCAGTCAACGCGGCAAAGAAATCGGCATTCGTAAAACCCTGGGCAGTCGCCGCAGTCACCTGATCTCGCAATTACTCGGCGAAACCCTGCTGGTAACCTTCGTAGCCGTTATGTTCTCAGTGGCCCTAGCTGAGCTGGCTCTGATCTATCTGGGTGAATTAATACCGTCGGGTGTGGAGCTTGACTTAAGCCAGCCTACCTTCTGGCTATTCCTGCTGGCCATGGCTCTGATTACGGCTTTGCTGTCCGGTGTCTACCCCGGTTTGCTGATTTCGCGTTTTACGCCCGTTCTTACCCTTCGCGGTACCAACCTTTTTGTTCAGCCGGGAAAAATCGGTCTTCGTCGGGTACTCATCATTTCGCAGTTTGTGATTGCTCAACTGTTCATTATTGGAGCTTTATTCGTCAGTCGGCAGTTACAGTACATGATTCAAAAAGACCTGGGTTTTAACCGGGAAGCCATCGTTACTTTTCAGGTACCGGGTAAGTATTTCTGGATCGGTGATCAGAACCAACGCTTTACGCTGGCCGACCGTATCCGAAAACTTTCGGGCGTCAAACAGGTGAGTTTAGCAAGTCAGTTGCCGATTTCTTCAGGGTACAGTTCATCCATGATGAAGGTCGTACGCAACAAGCAGAAAGTATCGATTAATGTGTACCGCAAGGACGGCGATACGCAGTACCTGAGTCTCTTCGGGTTTCATTTGCTGGCGGGAAGAAATTTCGCCGAAAGCGATACCACGAGCGAACTGGTTATCAACGAAACCCTGGCCCGACAGATGGGTTTCCGACAACCCTTGGAGGCCATTGGCCAATTCCTGGAATACGGGAACGGAGCCCAGATTCCGGTGGTGGGGGTTGTACAGGATTTTCACGGTCGTTCATTGCACGAATCCATCCAGCCCACTGCTTTAATCAACGAACGCAGTAGCTTGTACCGATTCAACGTGCGTTTACAAACGGGCAGTGCTCAGGCGTTTGATGCTACGCTGGCCCAGATCCAAGAGCTCTGGAATGAAACGTACCGTGGCGAGGATTTCTCGTATACCTTCTTCGACGATGAAATCGCCAAGCTCTACGATCAAGAGCGGAATCTGGTAAAACTCACCAACTTGGCTACGGGAATCGCCATTTTTATCAGTTGCCTGGGCTTGTTCGGATTGGTAACTTTTACCGCTGAACGGCGTACCAAAGAAATCGGTATTCGGAAAGTATTGGGAGCTTCGGTTCCCCAACTGGTAGCTTTACTCTCCAAAGAATTTCTGATTCTGGTCGGACTAGCCTTCCTGCTGGCGGCTCCGGCGGCCTGGTACTTACTCCGGGAATGGCTCAATGGTTTTGCTTACCGCACGGAGCTAAGCTGGTGGCTGTTTGCGGCGGCGGGTACTTTGGCTCTCCTGGTTGCCTTACTAACCGTCAGTACGCAGGCCATTCGAGCGGCTAATGCGGACCCGGTGAAGTCCTTAAAAGTGGAGTAA
- a CDS encoding acyltransferase family protein yields the protein MKHNRFNGLDHLRAVAIILVLLYHYRAFKHPDWVETIGRYGWTGVDLFFVLSGFLISNQLFKEIHEDGTIRLKVFFTKRFFRIIPPFAFTLLLYLCFPFFREREALPSLWKFLTFTQNYGLDVINTGTFSHAWSLCIEEQFYLVLPYILLLFIKTGWLTKRKYVLVVPLVISLLLRIFSWNYFIVPALDSDRFWKVWYMYIYYPTHTRLDSLTIGVWIGFLYNYSSAFKHIIHANGLLFFFSGMGMLLLSFWMCYDQASEIASVLGFTCVGMAYGLLVIAAISDSCFISNKAFVGTRELADLSFAVYLSHKGIIHIIQSVTRPMNFSENQLLVLCLIGCLAAGLLYRYAIEQPSARVKNQLLNQNKR from the coding sequence ATGAAACACAACAGATTCAACGGATTGGACCATTTAAGGGCCGTAGCTATCATACTGGTACTACTGTATCATTACCGGGCATTTAAGCATCCCGACTGGGTGGAGACAATCGGCAGATATGGCTGGACAGGAGTCGATCTTTTTTTCGTACTGAGCGGATTCCTGATCTCGAATCAGTTATTCAAGGAAATACACGAGGATGGTACTATTCGTCTGAAAGTCTTTTTTACCAAAAGGTTTTTTCGAATTATTCCACCCTTTGCTTTTACGCTTTTGCTGTATTTATGTTTTCCATTTTTCAGAGAAAGAGAAGCACTACCCTCTTTATGGAAGTTTCTGACTTTTACTCAAAATTATGGACTTGATGTAATAAACACGGGTACTTTTTCTCACGCTTGGTCGCTGTGTATCGAAGAGCAGTTTTATCTAGTATTACCTTATATTCTTCTACTTTTTATAAAGACAGGTTGGCTTACTAAACGGAAGTATGTACTAGTTGTTCCGTTAGTAATTTCACTTTTGTTACGGATCTTCTCCTGGAATTATTTCATCGTTCCTGCCTTAGATTCAGACCGTTTCTGGAAGGTGTGGTATATGTACATCTATTACCCAACGCATACCCGGCTCGATTCGCTCACCATAGGAGTATGGATCGGTTTTCTCTATAATTATTCGTCAGCATTTAAGCATATCATCCATGCTAATGGACTACTGTTCTTCTTTTCAGGAATGGGTATGCTACTGCTATCCTTTTGGATGTGTTATGATCAGGCTTCCGAAATAGCTTCTGTTTTGGGGTTTACCTGCGTAGGAATGGCTTACGGATTACTGGTGATCGCGGCTATTTCAGATTCCTGTTTTATCAGTAATAAGGCATTCGTGGGAACGCGAGAGTTAGCTGATTTATCCTTCGCAGTTTACTTATCCCATAAAGGGATTATCCATATCATACAGTCTGTAACAAGACCAATGAATTTTTCTGAGAATCAATTATTAGTTCTCTGTCTGATCGGATGCTTGGCGGCGGGGCTGTTGTATCGGTATGCAATAGAGCAGCCATCAGCTCGGGTTAAAAATCAACTGTTAAATCAAAATAAAAGATGA